Below is a genomic region from Rhododendron vialii isolate Sample 1 chromosome 5a, ASM3025357v1.
CTTTTGGTAGTTTCTGAAACCAAAATGAGAATTTTTAATTACGAAAACAATGGATTCTGTGAAAAGGAATGTGTGGGTAAAACAAAGGCAAACACACACTTGAGCAGAACCAACTGGGACAACATAGTTTAAGTGCCATGCATTAGCGACACCTGGAGTAATATGCTATGAGAACATTGGATATAATAATTGGCAACGCATTGGCAGAAAAGGGACCaagtaaatggaaaatataGTAAATATCAGTAAGAATGGTATACAAGTAAACAAAGTAGGCTAGACCTTCTTCGTTGCACAAGAGGAATGAATGGTACAGAAGACCATCCAACCATTGTGAAAAGATAGAGCTAAATCTCCACTGAACAACACCACCCAAAGGTAGGATCTCATAGTATTCATCAAGAAAAGCACCAAAAGCTGTGTAGGTAATGCGATTTGTTGGACCACGAATTGCAAGTGCACAAGAAACTTTGTTGCCTGCAGCGGTTTGTAAGTAAAAGAGGGCTACTCTTGGAGAGGTCAGCAATGAATTTTTTATGCAAGCCCAGCGCACAAATGGAGCACGAAGCACCATTTCAGCTAAACAACCAAAATTAGAAATGCATGATAGCAAAGTTAAGTAAACGTAGATTGACTgcgcaaaagaaaagaaatggaagccAAATATGACAACATATtgattttaatttgttaattttataatttttgatgTCAGGTTGTTTTGGCACCATGAGGAATTTTTTTGCAGGTCAATGATTAATAAGGTTACAAATACCAAGTTCTGTGGGCAAATTTGGCAGGCAAGACCAATCATATGCATAATGCTTTTGAGtaaaacaaaccaagaaaatGTTAAGTCCACGCATTGGGGTCACTTGCAATTGAAGCAACAACATTCTATGTACATAAGCAAAATTGATTATTATAGCTCCAAAGTGCAGTTTATCAGTTAAAGATTCAACAAAAGAGTACGAGACAAGGAGCAGAAATCTAGCTGGTAAAGCAATCAGCAGTGCATTACAtaacaaaaaactgaaacagCATGCTTATGGAAACAGCTTCAATTTTAGCAATTTGAAATATCCCAAATCATACAAGGGGGAGTAAACAAGAAGGCTAAGCACATTGGCATGATGCCAAGATAAGCCAACTCTAAGATGTAAGCTACAAACTAAGCAACAACAGGTCACACGCATGCAAGCCCTTGCAGCTGAAAACTGGAAATTGCAGGTGTATTGAACATAAACACTTTACTTTCCAAATCTAGTAATAACATGTGGTAGGACACGATTACatattttatttcaataagAAGAGATTATATCCACCAATATATGTTAAAGCAACCCGTCCTTAGGGTCAGATAAAATATCATCACAGCAAACGAATAGAGAGAAGCAAGCAACAAAGACCTGGTTGAAAAGAACATTTTCTGACTTGTCCGGACTTAGTTCTACAACCAAGAAAATGAAAGCTGAAATTAGTAACACAATcaattgtttattttctttaacaaaAACGAGGAGATGCAAACTCTCTCCAGACACCATCAAGAGGACAAACAAAGGCACTGCATATTCAAATACACGGCCTTTGATATTGTGCATTCTATCAATGATACCAGCAAGATGGAataacaatggcattaccaaaACTACCAAGTCAGTTACACCCATTTAAACTGCCTCTAGCGGGAAAGgctaaaagagaacaaaaaagccAATGACttaaaaagagaacaaaccaATTCTGAGCCAGGATATAGGTGATAAATAATATTAATACATTTATTGCATCTGCAATCTCTATCATAACAACAATTAGAACGTCATTATTACCAAACGCCTCCATAAATTTAGGATTGGCCGATGATTTGGGATTTGCAACAAAATGGAAATCAAATGATGAGTTTAGTACATAACCTGTAATTCTGGCAAAAAGATTGAATGGAACTAAACAAGTATACTTTCTATACAGACATAATTCACTTTGAGCTTTATATGAAATGACCAAATTGCTAACAGCTGCAAGATTTATATTTGTAACCTGTCAAAAACAGAACCAAACAAAAGCTAAAGCTGCAATATTTGGCTTTGGAAAAGATAGATTGTAGTTTAACAGAGAAATAAAATAGTTTTAACATACCTATTCAAAGAGACAAGTAATAAGAACCCAAAAGTAAAGCCACTATGAAGACTAATGAGGCGGTAACTTATGACCTTTGAATATGGCAAAACCAGGctgaaaattgtttttgtatAACTGCACATTTGTTTCTTTGAAGCGACGTCCCTCATCGCCTGGGTATCAAaataatatgaagtatataagcgtgagggcaccctcattCAAGAGCTAGCTTTTGGAGTTGAGTTCTatccaagaccgtgtaacatggtATGAGGCCTAAGGGTGAGAATAAAAACCAACTAAACCAAACCAGTGGATTGGTTGATTTCTAGAGGTAATCGGTTTGGTAAAAACCAAACTGGAAAAattggtttggtgtggtttgtcaCCTTCCAAACTGGACAgaccgtgtgtgtgtgtgtgtgtgtatatatatatataattatataacaCTTAACAGTATGAGAAGAGATAAAACTTCGCTGTAACAATAGGTCAAAGTTAAAAGGTAAAAGAAGcacctaaaaaaagaaaagaaaataaactacaAGGTGGTGTTCTActggtttttttctttattgcttAATCCTACTGGTTTTGTTCTCGTAGTGTGCTATGAGGTGTTTACAATAATTGTGGATCTTGTGCTTGGAGTTCAGAGCAGATTTGTACGCTACCAAGTCTCGTGTTTCTTATGCTTGGAGTtcacaaagaaagaaaacctaGGTAAGGCAAACATAGAGAcgcaaaccacaccataaggaaAAAGCAAAAAGGCAGAAAAAATCCCTGAAATTGATTGCAAAGTGAGGACTTGCCATTCTTCCAAGACTCCTTGGCTTTTTGTCCAGCAGAAACAACGAGTTCAAAGGGAAGAGGTGCTAAAGATAACCAATGCTCATGCTTTGGGCCTGCTATATCTGCACATATGTCTATAGAGTAGGCAAGCAAAAATTGggagaattaaaaaataaggtgATGGAATCACCACGGAAGTTGGCCACTCATTCAAAGCTAACAGCAGAACAATGGTATACAAGCAAATCTTGGAATTAActtaatttgataaaaatattaaatagaTTGGTGTCTAACAACTTGTTGCCTCACAAAATCATGCTTCATACAATACATACCCTCTATAAACTAAATTAGAAGAtcgaaaaaatgagataaatctTTAAAATGACACTGATTTTTCATTCAACACAATACATGAAAATTTTACTAATGAAACAACTAATATGCCACTCTTTAATGCTTTCTGCTTCGTTGTGTTTAGTTCTTT
It encodes:
- the LOC131326953 gene encoding uncharacterized protein LOC131326953 — encoded protein: MVLRAPFVRWACIKNSLLTSPRVALFYLQTAAGNKVSCALAIRGPTNRITYTAFGAFLDEYYEILPLGGVVQWRFSSIFSQWLDGLLYHSFLLCNEEGVANAWHLNYVVPVGSAQVCVCLCFTHTFLFTESIVFVIKNSHFGFRNYQKAFVLTFLANGASTWIVLRHEFRAWPVEVIDFKFRKRWGYYDSYVYIVSTKNINFPHKIK